A stretch of Gammaproteobacteria bacterium DNA encodes these proteins:
- a CDS encoding serine hydrolase, which translates to MVRSCRSTRRLPKLTTALLLSLATFAGHLAVPALATPAPAAARAQELPRVAPAEAGFAPGRLERVGAMLDDYVADGRLPGAVVAVLRDGAVVYEHATGFADLEARTPLATDAIFRIASQTKAIVSVAVMMLQEDGALLISDPVGRHLPAFAETTVAEPLPDGGYDVVAARRPITVRDLLTHTAGIAYGMGGPGADRWREAEITGWYFAHRDEPVRATVDRMGSLPFQAQPGERFVYGYNTDILGALVEAVSGQTLEAFLHSRIFEPLDMRDTHFYLPPEKRDRLATVYNRRTPGALVRARDGEGMDAQGQYVDGPRTSFSGGAGLLSTARDYARFLQMMLDGGTLGDARILSPASVALMTSNHVGDLFAPGMGFGLGFSVRLDLGEAGEPGSLGDYGWGGAYHTTYWVDPLERLVMVYFTQVIPAAGLDDHRKLRVLVYGALH; encoded by the coding sequence ATGGTCCGCTCCTGCCGCTCCACCCGTCGTCTGCCGAAGCTCACTACCGCGTTGTTGCTCTCGCTGGCGACGTTTGCGGGGCACCTGGCGGTCCCGGCCCTCGCGACGCCCGCCCCGGCCGCGGCCCGGGCGCAGGAACTTCCGCGCGTCGCACCCGCCGAGGCCGGGTTCGCGCCCGGCCGCCTGGAGCGCGTCGGCGCAATGCTCGACGACTACGTCGCTGACGGCCGCCTCCCGGGCGCGGTCGTTGCCGTTCTCCGCGACGGCGCCGTGGTCTACGAGCACGCCACCGGGTTCGCCGACCTGGAGGCGCGCACGCCGCTGGCAACGGATGCGATCTTCCGCATCGCCTCACAGACCAAGGCCATCGTGAGCGTGGCCGTGATGATGCTGCAGGAGGACGGCGCGCTGCTGATCTCCGATCCGGTCGGGAGGCACCTGCCGGCCTTCGCGGAGACCACCGTGGCCGAACCGCTGCCGGACGGCGGTTACGACGTGGTGGCGGCCCGGCGGCCGATCACGGTTCGCGACCTGCTCACCCACACGGCGGGGATCGCGTACGGCATGGGCGGGCCGGGAGCGGACCGCTGGAGGGAGGCGGAGATCACCGGGTGGTATTTCGCCCACCGCGACGAACCCGTGCGCGCGACGGTCGACCGCATGGGGTCTCTGCCCTTCCAGGCCCAGCCCGGGGAGCGCTTCGTCTACGGCTACAACACCGACATCCTCGGGGCGCTGGTCGAGGCGGTCTCGGGACAGACCCTCGAGGCCTTCCTGCACTCGCGCATCTTCGAACCCCTGGACATGCGCGACACCCACTTCTACCTGCCGCCGGAGAAGCGGGACCGGCTTGCCACGGTCTACAACCGCAGGACTCCGGGGGCGCTGGTGCGGGCCCGTGACGGCGAGGGCATGGACGCACAGGGGCAGTACGTCGACGGGCCGCGGACGAGCTTCTCGGGCGGAGCCGGGCTGCTCTCCACCGCCCGCGACTACGCCCGCTTTCTGCAGATGATGCTCGACGGCGGCACCCTCGGCGACGCGCGCATCCTGTCTCCCGCGAGCGTGGCGCTGATGACCAGCAACCACGTGGGCGACCTCTTCGCGCCGGGAATGGGATTCGGGCTGGGCTTCAGCGTGCGTCTCGACCTCGGGGAGGCCGGTGAGCCGGGCTCGCTCGGGGACTACGGCTGGGGCGGCGCCTACCACACCACCTACTGGGTGGACCCGCTGGAGCGGCTGGTGATGGTCTACTTCACCCAGGTCATTCCCG